A single genomic interval of Zingiber officinale cultivar Zhangliang chromosome 4A, Zo_v1.1, whole genome shotgun sequence harbors:
- the LOC121973093 gene encoding UDP-glycosyltransferase 83A1-like — protein sequence MGLPHVLALPYPAQGHVIPLMEVCNCLVEHGFKVTFVNTEFNHKRLLAALSAESTMEHIALVSVPDGLGPGEDRNDLGSLTEALMNVMPQCLEELIEKSNEAEDPMTCMLVDDNMGWALEVGRKKGLRSAAFWPAAAQLLATLMSIPELISRGVIDGDGTPISEFETFQLGPGMPFINASHLAWNLLGDDRTNKLIFKHMVNNNRTIDVAEFIICNSFKELEETTFRCNPKILPIGPLVTGLLPNRAVANFWPEDAACLSWLDEQQPGSVVYVAFGSFTILDRRQFQEFALGLEATGRPFLWVVRPDLTGNSADAYPDGFKERVGDRGKIVAWAPQQKVLAHPSVACFVSHCGWNSTMEGVRNGKLFLCWPYFGDQFLNQNYICDDWKVGLRMTPDESGIVKREQVKSKVEELLSNEEMRARASMLKENAQQNITEGGASFENLKTFMDAFKA from the exons ATGGGCTTGCCACACGTTCTCGCCCTGCCATACCCTGCTCAAGGCCATGTCATTCCCCTCATGGAGGTCTGCAACTGCTTGGTGGAACACGGCTTCAAGGTCACCTTCGTCAATACCGAGTTCAACCACAAGCGTCTGCTCGCCGCGTTGTCCgcggagagcaccatggagcatATCGCTCTGGTCTCTGTCCCTGACGGATTAGGGCCGGGGGAAGACCGGAACGATCTCGGGAGTCTCACGGAAGCATTAATGAACGTCATGCCGCAATGCTTGGAGGAACTAATCGAGAAGAGCAACGAAGCAGAGGATCCGATGACTTGCATGTTGGTGGATGATAACATGGGATGGGCGCTCGAGGTTGGCCGGAAGAAGGGTCTCCGGTCAGCCGCGTTCTGGCCGGCCGCAGCCCAGCTTCTGGCCACTTTGATGAGCATTCCGGAGTTGATTTCGAGAGGCGTCATCGACGGCGATG GCACACCAATCTCAGAATTCGAGACGTTCCAGCTCGGTCCCGGCATGCCATTCATCAACGCGTCCCACTTGGCATGGAACCTATTGGGAGATGACAGAACCAACAAGCTAATCTTCAAACACATGGTCAACAACAACAGGACCATCGACGTCGCGGAGTTCATCATCTGCAACTCCTTCAAAGAGCTCGAAGAGACAACCTTCCGTTGCAATCCAAAGATTCTTCCCATCGGGCCGCTGGTAACCGGCCTCCTGCCGAACCGCGCCGTGGCGAATTTCTGGCCGGAGGACGCGGCCTGCTTGTCGTGGCTGGACGAGCAGCAGCCGGGTTCCGTAGTCTACGTGGCTTTCGGGAGCTTCACCATCTTGGACCGCCGCCAGTTCCAGGAGTTCGCGCTCGGGCTGGAGGCGACTGGCCGACCGTTCTTGTGGGTGGTCCGGCCCGACCTAACCGGCAACTCTGCCGATGCTTATCCGGATGGATTCAAAGAGCGTGTCGGAGACAGAGGGAAGATTGTGGCTTGGGCACCTCAACAGAAGGTGTTGGCTCACCCTTCTGTCGCTTGCTTCGTGTCTCACTGCGGTTGGAACTCCACCATGGAAGGCGTCAGGAACGGGAAGCTCTTCCTCTGTTGGCCATATTTTGGAGACCAATTCCTGAACCAGAACTACATTTGTGACGATTGGAAGGTGGGTCTGCGCATGACGCCTGACGAGAGTGGGATCGTTAAGCGGGAACAGGTGAAATCCAAGGTAGAAGAGTTGCTTTCGAACGAAGAGATGAGAGCAAGGGCATCGATGTTGAAGGAGAATGCCCAGCAGAACATTACAGAAGGAGGCGCTTCGTTCGAGAATCTGAAGACCTTTATGGATGCCTTCAAAGCATAG